The following DNA comes from Lemur catta isolate mLemCat1 chromosome 19, mLemCat1.pri, whole genome shotgun sequence.
GAGGAGCCCTGGGTCCCCTCTTCGAGGACGTCCTCACGGGTGCCTTCACGGAGCCCATCCCGGATGGCCTGCAGGCGGTGTCGCTTCTCACTGAGCCAGTGGCTGCCCTCTGGGACATCCTGGTGGGGTTTCCGCCGTGGCAGTTtcaggatccagaaggccacccGGGGATGGGGCTCTGGGTGCCAACTGTCCATGGCCTTCCGGATGGGCAACAGGgcctccttctcctccatccTGGGTACCTGGGAGGAGGAACAAAGAGACCATTTCTCACTCCAAACAGCAAGCCCAGGATGCTTAGCCCTCACTGGCTTATTCAACCCACTTTGCAGCTGACGGGGTGCTTTGGGCATTAAAAAGCCCTCTCTAGGGTTTACACTTTCAGATTAAAAATATTCCAAGGTTTATGGAATACTTTGGGATTGAAAATATGTTTGGGGAGGTTTCAAAGGGAGGTATAACGGAGCACTTCAGGGTTTATAATGCCTGTTGGGATTACAAAGCACTTTAGGATTAAATACTCTCTGAGGTTTAGAAAGCAGCAGTTTGAAATGTACAAAGCACTTTGGGACTAAAAGCTCTTGGGTTCATTAAAGAATCATGGCCATAAATGCAATGTGTTATCCTTGATTGAATCCtggatcaaaaataaaatcagctttcAAGGACAGCTTTGAGTCAAGggaggaaatttgaatatggactgaaTGTCTATTCTGtccttgctattcaaagtgtgggCTGTTGTTGTTAGGCAGCAAATTAGTGGGTCCCaccccacccagacctactgaatcggGGTCTGCCTTCTAATAAGTTGAGGTGTGAAAAGCCCTGTAGGAGactatgggttgaattgtgtcctccccaaattcatattttgaagtcctGACTTCCAATACCTCAGAgcgtgaccttatttggaaatagggtcattgcatatttaattagttaagatgaggtcattaggttgggtcctaatccaatgtgactggtgtccttatgcaaaggggaaatttggacatggAAATGCACATAGGGAGGAAGCCATGTgaggatgaaggcagagattaggGGATGCTTCTACAACCAAAGACCGTCAAAGATGGCCAGCACCCACCAGAAGTCAGGAAAGAGGCATAGAGCAGATACAGATTCTCCCTCAGCTCAGCAAGGAGccagccttgctgacaccttgatcttgagcacgtagcttccagaactgtgacacaacaaacttctgttgtttaagctacccagtttgtagtactttgttatggcagccatatCAAACTAACGCAGTAATAAGAGTTTGATAGCAACATTTTCTTGCATGTCAAAATGGTGCTGTGGTTTTGTgggaaaatatattattactattattttatatttttttgagacagggtctctctctgtcacccaggctagagtgcagtggcatcatcatagctcactgcaaccttgaactcctaggctcaagagatcctcctgcctcagcctcctgagtagttgggactacaggcaaatgccACCATGCTtaactaactaaaaaaaaattttttttgtagagatggggtattgctatgttgcccaggctagtcttgaactcctggcctcaagagatccttccactgtggcctcccaaagtgctgagattacaggtgtaaggCATGGTGCCCAACTGGGACTATTATTATTCCTAGGAGATTCTGCTCAAGTTATTTAGGGGTGAAGTTTCATCATGTCAGCAATTTACTGTCACATGGTTctgaaataaacaagtaaaaatagaTGAAATCTGGCAAAGTGTTAATAAGAGGTTATCTAGTCCAAGGGTTCTCAACTgaagtctggagacattttggggtGTCACAACTGGTGAGGGTAGGGTGCTACTTCTGTCTagggggtagaggccagggatactgccaaacatcctacagtgcacaggtcAGCCTCCACAACAAAGGATTATCCAACCCCAAATGCCAGTGGTGCCAAGGCTGAGAAGCTGTGGTCTATGGAAAAGAGGATACAGGCATTTTCATTGTATTACTTCAAAAAACCCCACACTTTTCTGTAagtatgaaatttttaaaataaaaaactgagaGGGTATTAGGTGTGTAGGAACCATATAGATTTATCAAGAACTATGGgattcttaaaactttttaggaataaaaatactttgatatttgcaaagcactttgtGATTAAAATTACTCATTAGTTTACAAAAGGTACCCAAAGGATTTAGAGTTCATAAAgcactttgaaattaaaaatcacattttgaagTTTACAAGGGAGAGGTTTACCAAGCACTTTGGGATAGATTAAAAAATACCCTGGGCcagtgtggtggttcatgcctgtagtcccagctactggggtgggggtggggggcggcggtgctgaggcaggaggatcgattgagcccaggagtgtgaggttgcagtgagctatgacgataccattgcactctagcctgggtgacagagtgagatccagtctcaaagaaaaaacaaagttctCTGAGGTTTGCAGAATACTTACTTGAGGTTTATGAGGCTGAAGCTTACCAAGCAATTGAGATTGAAAGCACTTCTGGGTTTATAAAACACTTTGGCACTCACAAAACCCTCTGGGGTTTACTAAACAGTTGGGGATGTATTCTGAGGTTGTAAACCTCATTTCTCAGAGTTGGTTTGTCCCTTTTGAgaaatgacaaaactgaggcccagaaggaggAAGTTCtgcacagagggagggagggggagagtcaattcctcttcctctcctcctaaACTACAGAAAATGTTGGGGCCTGGACACTTTGAGGGTGGGGCATGTCCAAACCTTCCAGTCACCCTCCAAGCTTCCCTCTGATGGCTGGATGGATGCCACCACCTTCTCGGAGATCAGCACTTCTCCTGTCTTGTTGTCAGTCACCTGTGAGGattgggtgacacagtgagagcAAATCCACTTCCCCTATCCGCCCTTCTTCCCTCTGGACATGTACTGTAGCATGAGGGATTAGGGGTCATGGAGAGATTCCAGCAGGGGCGTTTCTGCATAGGCACCTTGTCAATCTGGAGGTGGCTGGAGAGGGTGTTGTTACCCAGCCGGCGCTCCTGGTTCTCCTCTTGGTGGTAGTTCCTGGGGAGGCCCCGAAAGTCCGTGGGGGCAGAGAATAAACTGTCCATGAACCGAAGCAGGTCATCCTAGGGTCGGAAGAGGGACTGGTGAGCTGCTGGACCTCAGGTAACGCCAGTGTACTTGCAGCACTGCCAGGATACCCTTGAGGTCTTGCCCCATGTCtcacccttccccttccttctctgtcctctgATGCTTAGGGCCTAACTTCTGTCCTATATCTTCCATTCTGTTTCTATTCCCCATCCCATTGCCTTAGTACTCCTGTCCCGCATCTGTCCCATTGTCTCTGTCCCCACCTCTCctgtctctttgtttttctccactgTCTTATCTCTGTcccatctccctctctccttgttTGTTACCTTCCCTCTCTTCTGTCTCTTGGTCTCCCTGTcgccctgtctctgtccctctgactccctctcttcctctttgaCCCCGTCTAGCCCCAACCCGTCACCTACTCTGTCTCCCTGAATCTCTTCTATGTACCTCTTCTTCGCCACCAACTCCCGCCATCGCTTACTTTCAGGAAAAGTCGGCTGAAGCTTTGGAGTAGGTTCTGGAGGCCTGGAAGACCCAAGGAGCTCTCCTGGGCGTCAGCATGGCGGATAGGGGCTGCAGTGGAGGCGGACACCAGGGCAGAAGGGAGCAGCAGCAAGACCAGCGGTCGCCACATTGCGGGGCGAGCGGGGAGGCTGTGgcaagggtaggggttagagccCCCGCCCGGACGAGGCCCCGTCCCCGCAGTGGCCACGCCCCCACCAAGACACCCTTCTCCTGTTCCTTGCCCATGCTGTGTCCCCAGTCCAGGCAACTCCCGACATCACACCCATTTCCCCCACTCCATTTTTCTTCTACTCCTACCCGCTCCATCCTGCCACGGCCCCCTACTCCCAGGCCGGGCTCTTCTGCGTCCTGCCTCACACACTGATCTCATTCCTCATTTTCGCCCACATTCATACTCGGATCTCATTCCTCACCTTCTCCCACGTCCCGCCCCTTCTTCTGGGCCTCCTCCTTGTACTAGACCACAGCTCGGTCACCGGACTACCAGACTCCAGCGGCCCACAGACTGTTAAATCCAAACAGTTCTGGGCTCGAGCCCAGGTGGGGTACCTGGAGCGTTGGATGCGCTCCGCGAGCCCTAGCCACGCCCCTAGGACTGGCGACGCCCCATCTGCTTACCTCACCCTTGTACCCTGGTCTTTACTCCATGGCCACGCCCCTGAGGAAGAGCCACGCCCCTCATTCTTCGTTAGCACACCCCTTAAGCCAGAGCGGCCAGCTCATTCCCCTGGCCACACCCTTATCGTCAGACCACGCCCCTGTAGGTTGACCTCAGCCGGGAAGCCGGCGACCCTGCTCGTCCTCTTGTCTGATCCCGGCTCTAGCGTCGGAGTCCCGCACCAATCGCAGATGGCCACGCCCCTTAATGAGTCACGCCCCTGCACCTGGGCCACGCCTCTGTGCCCCACATCTTGCCCCGAGCGCCCTCcgtttccttcctccctctggctCGGGAGACGCTGGAGTCTGAGCAGTTTTTCTAGTTCTCTCGCTCTTCATTTTATATCTCTGAGCCTTTCTCCGTGTCCCTGCTCGTTTTCCCGTTCCGGTTCCACTAAAAAGTCCCGCTATCTCCGGAAACCCTAAGTCCAGTCCTGCAGGAACCTGGAATTAGGGCTCGCTTGTCCCTCAGGATCCCAAGTGTGGACCCCAGCCCCCCCTAGTGTCGTGAGTTTGAGCACCCAGCCCTTTCGACCTTAAGGAACCGGGCTCTAATCCGCCTCCTCAAGCACCCAGGCTCTCTCCCGGTCCTGGGACAGCCGCCACCTCCAGTCCGCTAGTGCGTGTGGATGCGGGAGTCTTCACCTTTGTGAGCCTTCAACAAACTCTCGGGGGTCTTAACCACGACTATTAACTGTGGCCTCGAGGCCAAAGGAAACCGTGTTGTCACAGGAATCAGTCAAAATCCTTCCCCGTACCCCAATCCTCAAAAATGTACTTGGAGCTGAACAGTAAAGATTCTTTGTGTTGATATCACTTCCAtagccccaacacacacacacacacacacacacacacacacacacacacacactgggtgGTAGACAGGAGTCCAGGCCCCAATCCCTCTCCTCCCTCAGACTAGGAGCCCATGtcaccagccccctcctccctcagacccggAGTCCCAGCTCCCAGCCTTCCTCAGACCCAGGTTTCCTGGCTCCCATCAATCTCTCCCCTCAGACCTGAAGTCCAAACCCCCaatctcctcctctcccagggaCCCCAAGCATCCAAATCCCGagttcctcccagcccccagatAGTCTTCATGTCTCCCAAGGCAAAAATCCTCCCCCAAACTGTCACGATCGGATCCCCTCTCCCACTGTCCGCCGCCTGGGCCCGCCCCCCTGCGGTCCCTCCCACTTTTCCCAAACAAAGCTCCCGGCAACTTTCTCCCTGGCCGCGCCCCGCCCGCCGcggctccccagccccaggccggGAGGTAGGAAGGCGCCGGCGGGAGTCGGGGATCCCGCTTTGGGGTGTGTGAGTTGGGGTGGGAAGTTCCTCGCTATGAGGTGAGGTGTGTGTCTTGGGACCAACACTGAATTGCTCACCGCGCTCTTTTTGCCTGGGGCCCCGAGTTTGCGCTCGTGTCCGAGCCTCTGTAGGGAGCTGGAACTTTCGCCAGACTTAGGGTGTTTGTGGATGGGGCCGCGTCTGGGCGTGTAGTGCGCGCGGGAGTGGGCGAGGGCTGAGGACCCTGGCGGGCTGTGGGGGTGTGTGAATGTCTGCGGCAGTGTCAGTTGGGACTGAGAGGGACCCCGTGTGCAATTTGTGGGCTTCGGGTCCTCCTTATGGAGAAGGGAAGGCCTCCGAGGTAGCCGAGGGAGCGCTTTAGGGCTTTCTGGATCTTCAGTCTTGTCTCTTCAGGGGTATGGGGCTGGGGCGGGAAATTAGGGGGGACCTTTCTTACTCGGCTCCACCGTCCCTTTGTCTGGCCACatgggggagggctgggctgggattTTGGCCTACGGGGGTCCTGAGCGCCGCAGCGCCACTGGGCTCCGACTGGGGTCTTTGTCTGCCAgggtctgagggaggagaggAATGGGGGCCCTGGACCCTGGGATCCTAGGAAAGCTGTGGAAGACATGGAGGCGGGATCTGACTGTATTGGGAGAAGTTTTCCCTGTTCCTGGCCTCCGGAAAGTCACTGGGAACTTGAGTTGGATCTGAGCCCATGgcgcagggggaggggaggagaagggaggggaggggcgggacCGGGGGCCGGAGGGGAGTCGCCTGctggccagcccctcccctgaTGGGGGTTGtgggaagctgggggaggggacgcCTGGGCCCTTTGTTCTGGCTCGCCTGATGGCAGGgcgcccctgccccccagccgGTGATCCTGTGGGTCTTTCCTtgtcttggcctcagtttctgccCTGAGTCTCTGCCCCTCTTTCTGGGTCTCCCCTTATGTCTAGGTCTCTGTGgtcctctctctgggtctctgtttctctctctctgggcctctgtcccCTTCTGTCCAGGTCTCtatctctctttctgtgtctctatATCCTTATCTCTCTGgtctctgtccccttctctgtgggtcttggttttttctttctagatCTCTTGTCAACCTTACTTTGGCCTGTCCCCTCTTTTATTCTAACAGCTGCTGCTCACATCCTAGCACCTGTTCCTGAGGTAGGACTGGGATGGTTGCACCCACACCCTCCTTCCCTGCAACTAGCTCTTGACTTCCATCGTCTCTAAAACCAGGAATCCATACCCAAAGTTTTAGCCCTCATGGGCCCTAGGCATTGCTCTGGGGTATTCACAACTTTGTCGCAATCCAGTTCCTCTACAAACTCAGAAGAGAACACTGACACCCTAAGCTTTTCCAGAAATCCAGCCCCTTTCTCCTCCAGGACCCAGCAGCCTGGACCCCCGGTCCTCAAGCTCCAGGTTTCTCGAGGGGGGTCAGGGGAAGCTTGCTGAGCTCTGTGTtcctccaggcccagatgggggAACCC
Coding sequences within:
- the DKKL1 gene encoding dickkopf-like protein 1 — encoded protein: MWRPLVLLLLPSALVSASTAAPIRHADAQESSLGLPGLQNLLQSFSRLFLKDDLLRFMDSLFSAPTDFRGLPRNYHQEENQERRLGNNTLSSHLQIDKVTDNKTGEVLISEKVVASIQPSEGSLEGDWKVPRMEEKEALLPIRKAMDSWHPEPHPRVAFWILKLPRRKPHQDVPEGSHWLSEKRHRLQAIRDGLREGTREDVLEEGTQGSSHARLPARKTHFLYIFRPSQQL